Proteins from a genomic interval of Streptomyces fodineus:
- a CDS encoding beta-N-acetylhexosaminidase: MSDTPLFPDPEVALIPAPSRISASLPGGGTGFVLDADTEIEATEGTERVARWLRTTVGAATGLPLAPLRDSGMRILLRIDPALGDALGGPEAYQLCADGYLICIDGASEAGLFWGAQTFRQLLGPEAFRRAPVSGRTEWEFPAVTVRDAPRFRWRGLLLDVARHFMPKEGVLRYLDLMAAHKLNVFHFHLTDDQGWRIEIKRYPKLTETASWRARSKFGHRASPLWEEKPHGGYYTQDDIREIVAYAAERHITVVPEIDVPGHSQAAIAAYPELGNTDVIDTTALHVWDNWGISANVLAPTDTTLRFYEGVFEEVLELFPSEFIHVGGDECRKEQWTGSVTAKTRIADLGLADEDELQSWFIGHFDAWLAARGRRLIGWDEILEGGLAQGAAVSSWRGYGGGIAAARAGHDVVMCPEQYVYLDHRQAPGEDEPVPIGFVRTLEDVYRFEPVPDGLTEEEARHVLGTQANVWTEVMEDTARVDYQTFPRLAAFAEVAWSRLPAPAERDFAGFERRMGAHYARLDALGVAYRPPTGPRPWQKRPGVLGRPIEGPPPNK, from the coding sequence ATGAGCGACACACCCCTCTTCCCGGATCCCGAGGTGGCGCTGATCCCCGCGCCGAGCCGTATCTCGGCCTCGCTGCCCGGCGGCGGCACCGGATTCGTCCTCGACGCGGACACCGAGATCGAGGCCACCGAGGGCACCGAGCGCGTCGCGCGCTGGCTGCGCACGACCGTCGGCGCGGCGACCGGGCTGCCGCTGGCCCCGCTCCGCGACAGCGGCATGCGTATCCTGCTGCGGATCGACCCCGCGCTCGGGGACGCGCTCGGCGGTCCCGAGGCTTACCAGCTGTGCGCCGACGGCTATCTCATCTGCATCGACGGCGCGAGCGAGGCCGGCCTGTTCTGGGGCGCCCAGACCTTCCGCCAACTGCTCGGCCCGGAGGCCTTCCGGCGCGCCCCGGTCAGCGGCCGGACCGAGTGGGAGTTCCCGGCCGTGACCGTCCGCGACGCCCCCCGGTTCCGCTGGCGCGGCCTTCTCCTCGACGTGGCCCGGCACTTCATGCCCAAGGAAGGCGTGCTGCGCTATCTCGACCTGATGGCCGCGCACAAACTCAATGTCTTCCACTTCCATCTGACCGACGACCAGGGCTGGCGGATCGAGATCAAGCGGTATCCGAAGCTGACCGAAACCGCCTCCTGGCGGGCACGGTCGAAATTCGGTCACCGGGCCTCCCCGCTGTGGGAGGAGAAACCGCACGGGGGTTACTACACCCAGGACGACATCCGGGAGATCGTCGCCTACGCCGCCGAGCGGCATATCACCGTCGTCCCGGAAATCGACGTACCCGGGCATTCGCAGGCCGCCATCGCCGCGTACCCGGAACTCGGCAACACCGATGTCATCGACACCACCGCCCTGCACGTCTGGGACAACTGGGGGATCTCCGCCAACGTACTCGCCCCCACTGACACCACCCTGCGTTTCTACGAGGGGGTGTTCGAGGAGGTCCTGGAGCTGTTCCCGTCCGAGTTCATCCATGTCGGCGGCGACGAATGCCGCAAGGAGCAGTGGACCGGGTCGGTGACCGCCAAGACCCGGATCGCCGATCTCGGACTCGCCGACGAGGACGAGCTCCAGTCATGGTTCATCGGCCACTTCGACGCCTGGCTCGCCGCGCGCGGGCGCCGCCTGATCGGCTGGGACGAGATCCTGGAGGGCGGGCTCGCCCAGGGGGCCGCGGTGTCGTCCTGGCGCGGATACGGCGGCGGGATCGCGGCCGCGCGGGCCGGCCATGACGTCGTCATGTGCCCGGAGCAGTACGTGTACCTGGACCACCGTCAGGCCCCGGGCGAGGACGAGCCGGTGCCGATCGGGTTCGTGCGCACCCTGGAGGACGTCTACCGGTTCGAGCCCGTCCCGGACGGCCTCACCGAGGAGGAGGCCCGGCATGTGCTGGGCACTCAGGCCAACGTCTGGACCGAGGTGATGGAGGACACCGCACGCGTGGACTACCAGACCTTCCCCCGGCTCGCGGCCTTCGCCGAGGTGGCCTGGAGCCGGCTGCCCGCCCCCGCGGAACGGGACTTCGCCGGCTTCGAACGCCGTATGGGCGCCCATTACGCGCGACTTGACGCCCTCGGCGTCGCCTACCGGCCACCCACCGGACCCCGGCCGTGGCAGAAGCGCCCCGGTGTCCTCGGCCGTCCGATCGAGGGACCGCCGCCGAACAAGTGA
- a CDS encoding FAD binding domain-containing protein — protein sequence MTTHAPQAAQAVTLPTTLDEAVAALAAMPTAVPVAGGTDLMAAVNSGQLRPAALVGLGRISEIRGWQYQDGHALLGAGLTHARMGRPDFAALIPALAAAARAAGPPHIRNAGTLGGNIASAAPTGDALPVLAALEATLIIAGPGGARREIPVSHLLAGMEMLRGGELVGYVRVPLLHAPQVFLKATGRTGPGRALASVALVLDPARRGVRCAVGAIAPMPLRPLEAEEWVARLIDWDNDRALVPEALDAFGEYVAAACIPDPAPEPDGSVPALPPAVLHLRRSVAALARRALGRALS from the coding sequence TTGACCACGCACGCACCGCAGGCGGCGCAGGCCGTCACGCTGCCCACGACGCTGGACGAGGCGGTGGCGGCCCTCGCCGCGATGCCCACCGCCGTGCCCGTCGCGGGCGGCACCGACCTCATGGCCGCCGTCAACTCCGGCCAGCTCAGGCCCGCCGCCCTGGTGGGTCTCGGGCGGATCAGCGAGATCCGCGGCTGGCAGTACCAGGACGGCCACGCGCTGCTCGGCGCGGGCCTCACCCACGCGCGCATGGGCCGCCCCGACTTCGCGGCCCTGATCCCGGCGCTCGCCGCCGCCGCGCGCGCCGCGGGCCCGCCGCACATCCGCAACGCGGGCACCCTCGGCGGCAACATCGCCTCGGCCGCGCCCACCGGCGACGCGCTGCCGGTGCTGGCCGCCCTGGAGGCGACGCTGATCATCGCGGGCCCGGGCGGAGCCCGCCGGGAGATCCCGGTGTCGCACCTGCTGGCCGGCATGGAGATGCTGCGTGGCGGCGAACTCGTCGGGTACGTGCGCGTGCCGCTGCTGCACGCCCCGCAGGTCTTCCTGAAGGCGACCGGACGGACCGGGCCGGGCCGTGCGCTGGCCTCCGTGGCTCTGGTCCTCGACCCCGCCCGGCGCGGAGTGCGGTGCGCCGTCGGCGCCATAGCGCCGATGCCGCTGCGGCCCCTGGAGGCCGAGGAGTGGGTCGCCCGGCTGATCGACTGGGACAACGACCGCGCGCTCGTCCCGGAGGCCCTGGACGCCTTCGGCGAGTACGTCGCCGCGGCCTGCATCCCGGATCCGGCGCCGGAGCCCGACGGCTCGGTGCCCGCACTTCCGCCCGCCGTACTGCACCTGCGGCGCAGCGTCGCCGCACTGGCCCGACGAGCACTGGGGAGGGCGCTGTCGTGA
- a CDS encoding 2Fe-2S iron-sulfur cluster-binding protein, whose product MTDDQHGEGTPQGGGRWNPLPQGDYDDGATAFVELPEGGIDALLSGDSPLAAPGHGYVPPRITAAPRAGDPAASGTWTAPAGGAEWPDPNATPQTQGADDRFTYQPGATQQWTFGDPAAPAASGHDVTGQWSIPVADGDLPDESGEFTTSSLVEQWGGTPPATLPGGAPAPWATDGAGNAWGRSPADVDSAPLPDHTGTHPAGGAPAPDAYAREEQYGHGPAGYGEPGHAAEAHAGTGHAGAAHAETVPGPAGHEDARHPEFGHDRAGHAAAGHRDPGGDGPGRGDAGRAESGHDGARQERAGRGAADHRGERADGHATVGVHAPAQVPQGPADGPAGHEGPRRHATARQAATTADTAGAVAAAHPAAPSAHPAPAHPAEDGAPEQEPERGAPRDTPEQPTGESGEIPTAEATEASPGSAPERPGHHPGHPEEPPAPTADPAQDAAAQAAEGETAEEPAAPLSPHDDHPLASYVLRVNGADRPVTDAWIGESLLYVLRERLGLAGAKDGCSQGECGACNVQVDGRLVASCLVPAVTAAGSEVRTVEGLAADGQPSDVQRALARCGAVQCGFCVPGMAMTVHDLLEGNPAPTELETRQALCGNLCRCSGYRGVLEAVKEVVAEREASHATDAETDADEARIPHQAGPGSGRVNPSAFEAPGAFGTPQAAPGGYGDTPPYGTPDPYGTPPHGTPGPHDPHYGQDGGQA is encoded by the coding sequence GTGACCGACGACCAGCACGGAGAGGGCACGCCCCAGGGCGGCGGACGCTGGAACCCGCTGCCCCAGGGCGACTACGACGACGGCGCCACCGCCTTCGTCGAGCTCCCCGAGGGCGGCATCGACGCCCTGCTGTCCGGCGACAGCCCGCTGGCCGCGCCGGGTCACGGCTATGTGCCGCCGCGGATAACGGCAGCCCCCCGCGCCGGCGACCCCGCGGCGAGCGGCACCTGGACCGCGCCCGCGGGCGGCGCCGAGTGGCCCGACCCGAACGCCACGCCGCAGACGCAGGGCGCGGACGACCGGTTCACCTACCAGCCCGGCGCGACCCAGCAGTGGACCTTCGGCGACCCCGCCGCCCCGGCCGCGTCCGGACACGACGTCACCGGGCAGTGGTCCATCCCGGTCGCCGACGGCGACCTTCCGGACGAATCGGGCGAGTTCACCACGTCCTCCCTGGTCGAGCAGTGGGGCGGCACGCCGCCGGCCACCCTGCCCGGCGGCGCACCCGCGCCCTGGGCCACGGACGGCGCGGGCAACGCCTGGGGCCGGAGCCCCGCCGACGTGGACTCCGCCCCGCTGCCGGACCACACCGGCACCCACCCGGCGGGCGGCGCACCGGCACCGGACGCGTACGCACGCGAGGAGCAGTACGGGCACGGCCCGGCCGGATACGGCGAGCCGGGTCACGCGGCGGAGGCTCACGCCGGAACGGGACACGCGGGCGCGGCTCACGCGGAAACCGTCCCCGGGCCGGCGGGCCACGAAGACGCCCGTCACCCGGAGTTCGGTCATGACCGGGCCGGCCACGCGGCGGCCGGTCACCGGGACCCCGGCGGCGACGGGCCGGGCCGCGGGGATGCCGGCCGGGCCGAGTCCGGTCACGACGGGGCCCGTCAGGAGCGGGCCGGTCGCGGAGCAGCCGACCACCGGGGTGAACGTGCGGACGGACACGCCACCGTCGGCGTGCATGCCCCCGCGCAGGTCCCTCAGGGCCCCGCTGACGGCCCGGCGGGCCACGAGGGTCCCCGGCGTCACGCCACCGCCCGGCAGGCCGCCACAACGGCGGACACGGCCGGCGCAGTGGCCGCTGCCCACCCGGCGGCCCCATCGGCACACCCGGCCCCGGCGCACCCGGCCGAGGACGGCGCACCCGAGCAGGAGCCCGAGCGGGGCGCGCCGCGCGACACGCCCGAGCAGCCCACCGGGGAATCCGGCGAGATCCCCACCGCCGAAGCCACCGAGGCGTCCCCCGGCAGCGCCCCCGAGCGCCCCGGACACCACCCCGGACACCCCGAGGAGCCCCCGGCGCCCACGGCGGACCCGGCGCAGGACGCTGCCGCGCAGGCGGCCGAGGGCGAGACCGCCGAGGAACCCGCCGCCCCCCTCTCGCCCCACGACGATCACCCGCTCGCCTCCTACGTCCTGCGCGTCAACGGCGCCGACCGGCCCGTCACCGACGCCTGGATCGGCGAGTCACTGCTGTACGTCCTGCGGGAGCGGCTCGGTCTCGCGGGCGCCAAGGACGGCTGCTCGCAGGGCGAGTGCGGGGCCTGCAACGTCCAGGTCGACGGCCGTCTGGTGGCCTCCTGCCTGGTCCCGGCGGTCACCGCGGCCGGCAGCGAGGTGCGTACGGTCGAGGGCCTGGCCGCCGACGGCCAGCCCTCCGACGTGCAGCGCGCGCTCGCCCGGTGCGGGGCCGTGCAGTGCGGTTTCTGCGTGCCCGGCATGGCGATGACCGTGCACGACCTGCTGGAGGGCAACCCCGCTCCGACCGAGTTGGAGACCCGGCAGGCGCTGTGCGGCAACCTGTGCCGCTGCTCCGGCTACCGGGGCGTGCTCGAGGCCGTCAAGGAGGTCGTCGCCGAACGCGAGGCGTCGCACGCCACCGACGCCGAGACGGACGCGGACGAGGCCCGTATTCCCCACCAGGCGGGCCCCGGCTCCGGCCGGGTCAACCCGTCGGCGTTCGAGGCGCCGGGCGCGTTCGGCACACCGCAGGCCGCTCCCGGCGGCTACGGAGACACGCCGCCGTACGGCACGCCCGACCCGTACGGCACACCGCCGCACGGCACACCGGGACCGCACGACCCGCACTACGGCCAGGACGGAGGCCAGGCGTGA
- a CDS encoding xanthine dehydrogenase family protein molybdopterin-binding subunit, with amino-acid sequence MSNEAATATTAAEPAPEAEALPHGIGIGASLPHADARAKTEGTFPYAADLWAEGLLWAAVLRSPHAHARIVSIDTSHAREMPGVRAVVTHEDVPGTPRHGRGTPDRPVFAAEVVRHHGEPIAAVAADHPDTARMAAAAVIVEYEVLDPVTDPEQAFEAEPLHPDGNLIRHIPLRHGDPDVVGEVVVEGLYRIGRQDPAPIGAEAGLAVPRPDGGVELYLASTDPHADRNTAAACYGLSPDRVKIVVTGVPGATADREDQGFQLPLGLLALKTGCPVKLTATREESFLGHAHRHPTLLRYRHHADAEGKLVKVEAQVLLDAGAYADTSSDVLAAAVSFACGPYVVPNAFIEGWAVRTNNPPSGHVRGEGAMQVCAAYEAQMDKLAKKLALDPAELRLRNVLATGDVLPIGQTVTCPAPVAELLQAVRDFPLPALPKDTPEEEWLLPGGPEGAGEPGAVRRGVGYGLGMVHMLGAEGADEVSTATVKVHDGVATVLCAAVETGQGFTTLARQIVQETLGIEEVHVAPVDTDQPPAGAGCRGRHTWVSGGAVERAAKMVRTQLLQPLAHKFGMSTELLQITDGKITSYDGVLSTTVTEAMDGKELWATAQCRPHPTEPLNASGQGDAFVGLAFCAIRAVVDVDIELGSVRVVELAVAQDVGRILNPTQLAARIEAGVTQGVGIALTENLRTPRGLIRHPDLTGYALPTALDAPDIHIVKLVEERDVVAPFGAKSVSAVPVVTAPAAVASAVRAATGRPVNRLPIRPQAAVVTGH; translated from the coding sequence GTGAGCAACGAAGCCGCCACGGCGACCACCGCCGCGGAACCCGCCCCCGAGGCCGAGGCGTTGCCGCACGGCATCGGCATCGGCGCCTCCCTGCCGCACGCCGACGCCCGCGCCAAGACCGAGGGCACCTTCCCCTACGCGGCCGACCTGTGGGCCGAGGGCCTGCTGTGGGCGGCCGTACTGCGCTCGCCGCACGCGCACGCGCGCATTGTGTCCATCGACACCAGCCACGCGCGCGAGATGCCCGGCGTACGGGCCGTCGTCACGCACGAGGACGTGCCCGGCACCCCGCGCCACGGCCGGGGCACGCCCGACCGGCCGGTGTTCGCCGCCGAGGTCGTACGGCATCACGGCGAGCCCATCGCCGCCGTGGCCGCCGACCACCCGGACACCGCGCGGATGGCCGCGGCGGCCGTCATCGTCGAGTACGAAGTACTCGACCCGGTCACCGACCCCGAGCAGGCCTTCGAGGCCGAACCGCTGCACCCCGACGGCAACCTGATCCGGCACATCCCGCTGCGCCACGGCGACCCGGACGTGGTCGGCGAGGTCGTCGTCGAGGGCCTGTACCGCATCGGGCGCCAGGACCCGGCCCCCATCGGCGCCGAGGCCGGCCTCGCCGTGCCGCGCCCCGACGGCGGTGTGGAGCTGTACCTGGCCTCCACCGACCCGCACGCCGACCGCAACACCGCCGCGGCCTGCTACGGCCTGTCCCCTGATCGGGTGAAGATCGTCGTCACCGGGGTGCCCGGCGCCACCGCCGACCGCGAGGACCAGGGTTTCCAGCTCCCGCTCGGCCTGCTCGCCCTGAAGACCGGCTGCCCGGTCAAGCTCACGGCGACCCGCGAGGAGTCCTTCCTGGGCCACGCCCACCGTCATCCGACGCTTCTCAGGTACCGCCATCACGCGGACGCCGAGGGCAAGTTGGTGAAGGTGGAGGCACAGGTCCTGCTGGACGCGGGCGCGTACGCCGACACCTCCTCCGACGTGCTGGCCGCCGCGGTCTCCTTCGCGTGCGGGCCGTACGTCGTCCCGAACGCCTTCATCGAGGGCTGGGCCGTACGCACCAACAACCCGCCCTCCGGCCACGTCCGCGGCGAGGGCGCCATGCAGGTGTGCGCCGCCTACGAGGCGCAGATGGACAAACTGGCCAAGAAGCTCGCCCTGGACCCGGCCGAACTGCGCCTGCGCAACGTGCTCGCCACCGGCGACGTCCTCCCGATCGGCCAGACCGTGACATGCCCGGCCCCGGTGGCCGAACTCCTGCAGGCGGTACGGGACTTCCCGCTTCCGGCGCTGCCCAAGGACACGCCCGAGGAAGAGTGGCTGCTGCCCGGCGGCCCCGAGGGCGCGGGCGAACCGGGCGCGGTGCGCCGGGGCGTCGGCTACGGCCTGGGCATGGTGCACATGCTCGGTGCGGAGGGCGCCGACGAGGTGTCCACGGCGACGGTCAAGGTCCACGACGGCGTCGCGACCGTCCTCTGCGCGGCGGTGGAGACCGGCCAGGGCTTCACCACCCTCGCCCGGCAGATCGTCCAGGAGACCCTCGGCATCGAGGAAGTCCATGTCGCCCCGGTCGACACCGACCAGCCACCGGCCGGCGCGGGCTGCCGGGGCCGGCACACCTGGGTGTCCGGCGGCGCGGTGGAGCGCGCGGCGAAGATGGTCCGCACCCAACTGCTCCAGCCGCTGGCCCACAAGTTCGGCATGTCGACGGAGCTGCTGCAGATCACCGACGGCAAGATCACGTCGTACGACGGCGTGCTGTCGACCACCGTCACGGAGGCGATGGACGGCAAGGAACTGTGGGCCACCGCCCAGTGCCGCCCGCACCCCACCGAGCCGCTGAACGCCTCCGGCCAGGGCGACGCCTTCGTGGGCCTGGCCTTCTGCGCGATCCGCGCGGTGGTGGACGTCGACATCGAGCTCGGCTCGGTCCGGGTCGTGGAGCTGGCGGTCGCCCAGGACGTGGGCCGCATCCTCAACCCGACCCAGCTGGCCGCCCGGATCGAGGCGGGTGTGACCCAGGGCGTAGGCATCGCGCTCACCGAGAACCTGCGCACCCCGCGTGGCCTGATCCGCCACCCCGACCTGACCGGGTACGCGCTCCCCACCGCCCTGGACGCGCCGGACATCCACATCGTCAAACTGGTCGAGGAACGGGACGTGGTCGCCCCCTTCGGCGCCAAGTCCGTCAGCGCGGTCCCGGTCGTGACGGCACCGGCCGCGGTCGCCTCCGCCGTCCGCGCGGCCACCGGCCGCCCGGTCAACCGCCTCCCGATCCGTCCGCAGGCGGCGGTGGTGACCGGCCACTGA
- a CDS encoding SUKH-4 family immunity protein: protein MSTTDAGVAAITLTEAELDRYVTHAPTRGLLSGTGLPADTDLLTFSPLRTHGLRRLADAADGPFRVADELRDRLVIGELLNPPGMRRESILLDGGTGELTTAYLYDPTRPRPFAPSLDTLLRFAAVTEELAGLRGRFASLAGRYGPETVTEATRRLLALFEEGAGGKVPPYWKAAALIRPLALAAGPGAASGLTLDVPARLLDQEFGHGRVARFEEVDFPATLTHEPTRRFLCETGLPEEAVLFHADTDVPLPTLREYVTEECADDHRLDELPAHADHLIRLGHLIEDHSLVLDGRTGAVLTFSEPEAALHPLNTDVSTLAFTLWLLHHERTIDDHLGHELTTRAYDHLAAAMLHTLTTLDPTATLPTTDWHYWTQQFQDESGGAL, encoded by the coding sequence ATGAGCACGACCGACGCCGGGGTTGCGGCGATCACGCTGACCGAGGCGGAGCTGGACCGCTACGTCACGCACGCGCCGACGCGCGGCCTGCTCAGCGGCACCGGACTGCCCGCGGACACCGACCTGCTGACCTTCTCCCCGCTGCGCACGCACGGCCTGCGCAGGCTCGCCGACGCCGCGGACGGCCCGTTCCGCGTGGCGGACGAGCTGCGCGACCGGCTGGTGATAGGCGAACTCCTCAACCCGCCGGGCATGCGCCGCGAGTCCATCCTGCTCGACGGCGGCACCGGCGAGCTGACGACGGCGTACCTCTACGACCCGACCCGCCCCCGCCCCTTCGCGCCGTCCCTGGACACGCTGCTGCGCTTCGCCGCGGTCACCGAGGAACTGGCAGGCCTGCGCGGCCGTTTCGCCTCGCTCGCCGGCCGGTACGGCCCCGAGACGGTGACCGAGGCGACCCGCCGGCTGCTCGCCCTCTTCGAGGAGGGCGCGGGCGGCAAGGTCCCGCCGTACTGGAAGGCGGCGGCCCTGATCCGCCCGCTCGCCCTCGCCGCGGGCCCCGGCGCGGCCTCCGGCCTCACCCTGGACGTCCCCGCGCGCCTGCTGGACCAGGAGTTCGGGCACGGCCGGGTGGCCCGCTTCGAGGAGGTCGACTTCCCTGCGACGCTCACGCACGAGCCGACCCGGCGCTTCCTGTGCGAGACCGGGCTGCCGGAGGAGGCGGTCCTCTTCCACGCCGACACGGACGTCCCGCTGCCGACGCTCCGGGAGTACGTCACCGAGGAGTGCGCGGACGACCACCGCCTGGACGAACTCCCGGCCCACGCCGACCACTTGATCCGCCTGGGCCATCTGATCGAGGACCACAGCCTGGTGCTCGACGGCAGAACGGGCGCGGTCCTGACCTTCAGCGAGCCGGAGGCGGCGCTCCACCCCCTCAACACCGATGTCTCCACCCTCGCCTTCACGCTCTGGCTGCTGCACCACGAGCGCACCATCGACGACCACCTCGGCCACGAACTGACGACAAGGGCCTACGACCACCTGGCCGCCGCCATGCTCCACACCCTGACCACCCTCGACCCCACGGCCACCCTCCCGACCACGGACTGGCACTACTGGACACAGCAGTTCCAGGACGAATCGGGTGGGGCACTGTGA
- a CDS encoding MFS transporter — protein MTAVEPPDAAVVNPVEQDEGVLSRSYRALSVGIVSVVLLIAFEATAVGTAMPVAARELDGVALYAFAFSGYFTTSLLGMVLAGQWSDRRGPLGALTAGIGAFAAGLVVAGTAQVMWVFVLGRAVQGFGGGLVIVALYVVVSRAYPERLRPSIMAAFAAGWVVPTIVGPLASGAVTEHLGWRWVFLGIPVLVVFPLALALPQIRRRASGPVDQEAGAHSFDRRRIRLALAVSLGAGLLQYAAQDLRPLSLLPGLAGAALLVPALLGLLPRGTYRAARGLPSVVLLRGLSAGSFVAAESFVPLMLVTQRGLTPTLAGFSLAAGGGSWALGSWVQSRPRVQPYRERLMTAGMLLVACAITAAPSVLVHSVPVWTVAVAWGFGCFGMGLVISSTSVLLLRLSAPEEAGANSAALQISDALSNVVLLAATGAAFAALGGGSTAATTPTTAGGGHPAAFAAVFLPTAGVALVGAWVTRRLRAR, from the coding sequence ATGACCGCCGTGGAGCCCCCCGATGCCGCTGTCGTGAACCCCGTCGAGCAGGACGAGGGCGTGCTGAGCCGGTCCTACCGGGCGCTCAGCGTCGGGATCGTCTCCGTCGTGCTGCTGATCGCCTTCGAGGCGACCGCCGTCGGGACCGCCATGCCGGTCGCGGCGCGGGAGCTGGACGGCGTGGCCCTGTACGCGTTCGCCTTCTCCGGGTACTTCACGACCAGCCTGCTCGGCATGGTGCTGGCGGGTCAGTGGTCCGACCGGCGCGGCCCCCTGGGAGCGCTGACCGCCGGCATCGGTGCCTTCGCCGCGGGACTGGTCGTCGCCGGGACCGCGCAGGTCATGTGGGTGTTCGTCCTCGGGCGGGCGGTGCAGGGCTTCGGCGGCGGGCTGGTCATCGTCGCCCTGTACGTCGTCGTCAGCCGCGCCTACCCGGAGCGGCTGCGCCCCTCGATCATGGCGGCCTTCGCCGCGGGCTGGGTCGTCCCCACCATCGTCGGCCCGCTCGCCTCCGGCGCCGTCACCGAACACCTCGGCTGGCGCTGGGTGTTCCTCGGCATCCCCGTCCTCGTCGTCTTCCCGCTGGCCCTCGCCCTGCCGCAGATACGGCGCAGGGCCTCGGGCCCGGTGGACCAGGAGGCCGGCGCCCACTCCTTCGACCGGCGGCGGATCCGGCTCGCCCTCGCCGTCTCCCTCGGTGCCGGCCTCCTGCAGTACGCCGCCCAGGATCTGCGCCCGCTCTCCCTGCTCCCGGGGCTGGCCGGCGCCGCCCTGCTGGTGCCCGCCCTGCTCGGTCTCCTCCCGCGCGGCACCTACCGGGCCGCCCGCGGACTGCCCTCCGTCGTGCTGCTGCGCGGACTGTCCGCCGGCTCCTTCGTCGCCGCCGAGTCCTTCGTGCCGCTGATGCTGGTCACCCAGCGCGGGCTCACGCCGACGCTCGCCGGGTTCTCGCTGGCGGCGGGCGGCGGCTCCTGGGCGCTGGGATCCTGGGTGCAGTCCCGGCCGCGCGTGCAGCCGTACCGGGAGCGGCTGATGACCGCCGGGATGCTGCTGGTCGCCTGCGCGATCACCGCCGCGCCCAGTGTGCTGGTGCACTCCGTGCCCGTGTGGACCGTCGCCGTCGCCTGGGGCTTCGGCTGCTTCGGCATGGGCCTGGTGATCTCCTCCACCAGCGTGCTGCTGCTGAGGCTGTCCGCCCCGGAGGAGGCCGGCGCCAACTCCGCCGCGCTCCAGATCTCCGACGCCCTCTCCAACGTCGTCCTTCTCGCCGCGACCGGCGCCGCCTTCGCGGCCCTGGGCGGCGGCAGCACGGCGGCCACCACGCCCACGACCGCCGGCGGCGGCCATCCCGCCGCCTTCGCCGCCGTCTTCCTGCCGACGGCGGGGGTTGCGCTGGTAGGGGCATGGGTGACGAGGCGGCTGAGGGCGCGCTGA
- a CDS encoding type II toxin-antitoxin system death-on-curing family toxin — protein MSRHLTVAEVTAIAEIAFGGRAPEAREPGLLASAVHRPRARMFGTAAYEDLYEQAAALLHALAANHPLVDGNKRTAWLATATFLAVNGVDLADADQDTAYDLVIDVASGDLGDVGVIAGRLRQL, from the coding sequence ATGAGCCGCCACCTCACCGTCGCCGAGGTCACCGCCATCGCCGAGATCGCCTTCGGCGGCCGGGCGCCCGAGGCACGCGAGCCGGGACTGCTGGCCTCCGCCGTGCACCGGCCGCGGGCCCGGATGTTCGGTACGGCCGCCTACGAGGACCTGTACGAGCAGGCCGCCGCCCTGCTGCACGCCCTCGCCGCCAACCACCCCCTGGTCGACGGCAACAAGCGCACCGCGTGGCTCGCCACGGCCACCTTCCTCGCCGTCAACGGTGTGGATCTCGCCGACGCCGACCAGGACACCGCGTACGACCTGGTCATCGATGTGGCCTCCGGTGACCTCGGTGATGTCGGGGTGATCGCGGGGCGGCTGCGGCAGTTGTGA